In the Desulfitobacterium hafniense DCB-2 genome, GGGCATCAAAACGGCGGAGAGCTATCTCCATTCGGAGCCGAACTCATGCCTGAGGCATAGTGGCCAGTGAAGATATTTCTTTTGCAGAGAATCTGCCCACCGTCTTGCAATTTCAGGTTCTAAAAGGGTCTTGGAGATATAGGAAATAGCCTCTTGAATCTGTGCTGTGGTAAGAAAAGTTAACTTTACCTCATACTCCATGCTTAAAGGTCCTCACGAATCTTCGCAAAAGCTTCATTCACACCTAGCGTTCAGCAATGAAGCGTGCGCTGGACTGCGTGCAGAGGCACGAAAGCCATTTATGCCTTTTCAGCCAGAACTTTATCTAATATAGCATCTATACACTCCCGGGTGACAGGTTTGCCTACCACTTGTAAAGGCTGGATCTGCATGAATTGATCGTGATCATCATCAGCTGTGACAAATACGATGCTGCATGCTGACATGGAATCGGATTGCTGTATGAGTTTGGCGGTTTCGAGGCCAGTCAGCTTTTTCATGCTATTATCAAGGAAAAGAAGGTCGAGAATCATATCAAGTTTATGAAGTTCTTCGAGAAGCTCTTCACCGCTGCCAAACTGGTGAATATCAAATAGAATCCCCTTCTCTTTTTCATATAAAAGAATAAATTCCTCTAATAGCTGGCGACACAAGGGTCTGTCATCGCAAACACCGATACTAAACAAAACTTATCTCCTCCACATATCCAACGCGGGCTTTGTAAAATGATCTTAGGACAAATAGTCCTAAATGTCAATAGGACTTATCGTCCTAAGATATACTTGCTTTGGTGATGATGATGCGATTAAGAATACGTGATATTCGTGAAGATCATGATCTAACCCAACAGCAAGTTGCAAAATACTTAAGGTGCGATCAATCTTTATACTCCAAATATGAGCGAGGGGAGCGTGATGTTCCACTGAATGTCATGATTAAACTCGCAAAGTTTTATAAAACCAGCATTGACTATCTGGTCGGACTTACAGAAAATAAGCGTCCCTATCACTGAGCCTATATTTCAGTGTCCGGCGGAAATACTCTGTGGGTTAACGCCGCATTTTTAGCCGGCATCGTATTACTGTCTTCTCGAAAGATCAAAACAGCGGGGTATCAAGCCCCGCTGTTTTGATCTTTATGCACTTCCGACTTAAGCAAGTCTTTAGAATGAGTTACTTCCTTTCTCAATATATCCCCATTTAAATGATAGGGTTTGCTGAGCTAGGATTTATAAAGAGTTCTTATAAATCTGAATGATATCTTCCAGCTTGGCCAGGCGCGGGTTGGTCAGACTGCAGGCATCTTTCATGGCATTGACGGCCATGGTTTGCAGATCCTCTTCTTTTACGCCCAGCTCAGTGAGTCCGCTGGGTATGCTGATATCCTGGGATAAGGTTGTCATTGCCGTCAAAGCCTTTTCTGCGGCATCTCTGGCCGATAAATTCTTTATTTCCTCACCCAGAGCTTCGGCAATGTCTACGAAGCGCTCAAGGTTTCCAATCAGATTAAAGCGGGATACACGAGGTAAAAGGATGGCGTTGCAAACACCATGAGGTAGATTATAGAAACCGCCTAACTGATGGGCCATAGCGTGAACATAACCTAAGCTGGCATTGTTAAAGGCCATACCGGCCAGGAATTGGGCATAGGCCATTTGGTCCCGGGCTTCAAAATCCTGGCCGTTGGCAACAGCACGGCGAAGGTACTTGCTGATGAGCTTAATCGCCATCAAGGCAGCTGAATCAGTAATAGGGGTAGCTGCAGTGGAGACGTAGGCCTCAACAGCGTGAGTCAGGGCATCCATACCGGTGGCGGCGGTCAGAGGGGCAGGCTTTCCGATCATCAATAAGGGGTCATTGATGGAGACATTGGGGGTAGCATGCCAGTCCACGATAGCCATTTTAATATGGCGGTCCGTATCGGTAATAATACAGAACCGGGTCATCTCGCTGGCTGTTCCTGCCGTAGTGTTGACAGCAATCATCGGTACCATAGGTTTTGCGGATTTATCCACTCCTTCAAAATCACGGATATTGCCGCCGTTTCCGGCAACCAAACCCACACCTTTGGCACAATCGTGAGCAGACCCCCCTCCCAGTGAGACAATCATATTGCAGTTTTCTTTTTCAAACACGGCCACGCCATCATGAACATTCTTATCGGTAGGATTAGGTTCCGCTCCGGGATAGATGACAACCTTTACGCCCTCAGCTTCAATAATCTCCGCGATCTGTTTGGCCAGTCCGCTCTGATTAAGGAAAGCATCCGTCACCAGAAGAGCTGTTTTGCCTCCCAGGATTTTTGCCTGTTTTCCGGCCTCCTGGGCTGCACCGGCCCCCATAAGATTGACGGTCGGCATGTAGTAGCCATAGACTTGATGCACGACAGACATAGTGTATCCTCCTTGCATTTTATTTCCCTTTCGGGATAGTTGACTTACTACAATGCAATTCACATGCCATCCGAAGCTTAGAGAAGCAAAATATATTGAATAGGCTCAATATTCAGAAATATATTCTTAACTCTTGGGACTGGGAGTGTTTTTTAGCTGGGAATTTATGAAATTTCTGCTCCATTCCTGCACATTGAGCATTGACAAGTGCTCTATATTGGCACACAAGGTTATTTGGCGACAAGGTTGTTCCAGCTGCTGGGATGTGCTATTCTAATTATATAGTTGTACTTTTCAAATTTATTTGAATATTTATTTTAAGAGAGGGTTCACTTATGAATGTCCATTGGCGAAAATTTCTCAAAGGCGAACTTATTGAGAACGGAATCGCTCCAATGATCTACCGTTCCTGGCAACGGAGCGTAAGCTACAATGTCAATCATACTGAAATCTCTCAAAATATGATCTTAACTACCTCTCAATTACGTGAATTAAAGGACTCTCAGGAAGATATCATCCGCGCCGCTGAATCTGTGCTGCCCCACCTGGGCAAGCTGTTGCAAAGTGCCAACTACACTGTCTTATTAGGTGAAAAAAAAGGCTTCATTTTAGAAGCGTTAGGAGATGGTCCGTTTCTGACCAAAGCGCAAAAGATTCATCTTTCTCCCGGGGCGAATTGGCGGGAAGATATCAAAGGTACCAATGCCATAGGAACAGCACTCACTGAGGATTGTCCCATCACAGTCTCCGGCTGTGAGCACTTTGTCCAGGAAAATCATTTCATGTCCTGTTGGGCGGCACCCATTCATGATGTACAGGGAGAAATTGTTGGGTTTATCGATATAAGCGGTGAAACGGGAAATCATCAGGAGCAGATCATTGGGATTGCCATTTTAGGGGCAAAGCTGATAGAGCAAAATTTGCGCACCTTAGATATTGAGCGTCAGCTTAAATTTTATCGTGAAGGGGCAAAGCTGGCTATCGATCTGCTCAAGGAAGGATTCATTTCCATAGACCGGTTTGGCGTGGTTACCAATATCAGCCCCAGCGGGGCATCCCTGATTGGACGCAAGCGCAACGATATTATTGGCAAGCCTGTTGCAGAGGTATTCAGTGCTCCCAAAGGCTGGATAGTCAATAATCAAGCGCTGGATCTTCACTTGAAAAATCAGTCCGGTCATGAGATCGCCTCATCCTGGCGGCGGGTTGCCGATGAGTCGGGAGAATTCCTCGGAGCATTTGGAACGGTGCAGCTCACTGAGCCGCAAACCGCGAGTCCTGTTTGGGTCGGAAGCAGTCCCAGCTCTCGACAGATTATGGATCGTGTTTATAAGGCGGCTGCCGCTCCCTCTTCTGTTCTTATTCAAGGGGAAAGCGGGACCGGAAAGGAAATTGTTGCCCGTATGATCCATGACTTCAGCTCCTTCAGAGAGGGTCCCTTTGTAGCTCTTAACTGTGCAGCACTGCCCAGTTCTCTTTTAGAGAGTGAATTATTTGGTTATGCTGACGGAGCTTTTACCGGTTCCCGCCGGGGCGGTCAACCGGGCAAATTTGAATTAGCTCACCAGGGAACGATTTTCCTGGACGAGATTGGCGACATGCCTTTGACGGCACAAGTTGCTCTGCTCCGCGTACTTCAAGAAAAGGAAGTCACCCGAATCGGAGGGACAAAACCACACAAAATAAATGTTCGGATCATTGCCGCCACCCATAAAGATTTAAAATCTTTGGTTGAGGCCAAGACGTTCCGTTTGGATCTTTACTACCGGCTCAAAGTTATCACCATTGAACTTTCGCCCCTTCGGGAACGGCTGGAGGACATTAGGGACCTGGTTCCGTATTTTATTCAAAAATCATGCACCCTGAATCAGCTTACCTGTTGCGGAATCGAGGACAATGTCTATCCCTACCTTTACGCCTACTCCTGGCCGGGAAATGTCCGCGAATTGGAAAACTGTATCGAAAGCATGATTGCCATGGCCAATTCCCATGTCTTAACAGTTGACGATTTGCCCTTGGAGCTCAGGCAAATCCCCGACTCCAAAAGGGTAGAGAGTCCCTCCCTCCTTGATCAGCAAACTAAACAAACGATTTTAGCTGCTCTTGCCCAGACTCAGGGGAAAATTGCTCCGGCAGCGCGGCTGTTAGGCATTGGTCGGAATACCCTGTATAGGAAAATAAAAGAGTTTGATATAAGTGTTTTTTGATTTAACATTCATTAGGAGACAAGAAAAACCGAGGCTCGCCTCGGTTTTTCTTGATCATAAAACATAAGGAAAATGTCGCAATATGAAAATATTGTCACAATTTAGGACTGATTTACCTCGATGGAGGGGCTTCTGTCCGTAAAAAATGGGAATTTCTTGGATTGGCACGATTATTGCAACTTTATAAAAGAAGCCGCAATTACATGTAAATAATTGCTCAGAATAAGGTTATGCAAGTAACCAAAAGGGAGAGATCAGGTGTTGAAAAGTCTGGCTACAAAATTTGTGTTCTTGATCAGTATTCTTCTCATCATCGTTTGTGGAAGCCTTGGGTTTATCAGCAATCATTTTTCTTCTCAAGCGGTACTCAAAGAGGTCAATCAATCGTTGGAGATAGTTTCCCGGGAGACGGCGCTGGCATTGAAGAACGACCTGGAAAGACAGCTTGGTTTATTAGAACTCCTCGCCAACCTGGAGGCGATTAAGGACCCGGAGGTGCCCGCGGAAGAAAAAGTAAGGGTTTTGAAAAGTGAAATCCAACGGGCAGGATATATAGATTTGGGGATTGCGGACTTAGAGGGAAACTTAATCAACGGTCAGGGAGTGGCCGGGGTCAATATCGCCGATCAGGACTACTTCAAGGAAGCCATAGCCGGCAAAGCCGTAGCCTCCGATCCCAAAACAAGCAAGGTTGACGACTCCGTAATTACTGCTTATGCGGTCCCCGTCAAACATGGCAGCCAAATCATCGGTGCTTTAATTGCCACCCGTGACGGCTACGAGTTGTCCAGGTTTACCCAGTCTATAGAACTGGGCGGCTCCAGAGCTGTTTTTGTGATCAACGGTCAGGGTACGGCCATTGCCAATGCGGACCTTGAAAAGGTTAAAACCATGGACAATATTTTTAAAAATGCTGAAAAAGACCCCGGACTGGCCGATTTTGCGGCATTGCAAAAGAAAATGGTCGCCGGAGAAAGCGGTGTGGGTTCATATATTTACGGAGGGATAAAAAAATATACAGGATACGCTCCTGTGGAGGGAACAACCTGGTCATTAGCCGTAACTGCTCCACAGAAGGAAGTTATGGCTGGGGTCGATAATCTGAGGAAAATCCTGATTATCTGTTCCTTTGCCTTCTTTTTGATCGGGATCGTTGCTGCTTATGGATTCACCCGCAATATTGTCGGCCCCCTCAATCAGTTGGTGGATAAAATTCAGGAAGTGGCCAAAGGAAATCTGGCCGTAGAAGATGTGGAAGTCAAGAGCAGGGATGAAGTGGGCCTTGTAGGGGACGCCCTGAACACCATGCTGGGGAGTCTGCGGGACTTGGTAAACACTGCCGGCGCTCTGGCCGAACAGGTGGCCGCCTCCTCCCAGGAACTGACCACCGGTGCGGAGCAGCAGGCCAAAGCGGCCAGTGAAGTGGCCAGCACCATAACCAATTTAGCCTTGGGGGCGGAAAATCAGGAAAAAAGCGTGGATGAAATAACCGCCTCCGTCGAAGAAATTTCAGTCACCATAGAACAATTGGCGGTCAACAGCAACAGAGTTGCCCAACAAACAAAAGAAGCGGCGACGGCTTCTTCTCAAGGACAGAAATCGGCGCTGCGGGCTGTGGAACAAATGAAGAATATAGGCGAAGTCTCTGTGAAGGTTCAGAGCGCCGTGGGCCGCTTGGCTGTCAGTTCCCAGGAAATCAGTGAAATCAATGATGTGATTTCGGGAATAGCGGAACAAACCAATCTGCTGGCTTTGAATGCGGCTATTGAAGCCGCCAGAGCGGGGGAGCAGGGCCGGGGATTTGCCGTAGTAGCCGAAGAAGTGCGCAAACTGGCCGAACAGTCTCAGGCCGCAGCTAAGCAGATTGCCCAGCGTATCACCCTGAATCAGTCCCATATTACGGATGCGGTGACGGCGATTGAATTAAGCAGTGAAGATATTCAAGCGGGCATAGAAGTGGTCAATACCGCCGGGGGGGCTTTTGAAGATATCGATACCCTTATGAGCATGGTATCAAGCCAAGTGGCGGAGATTTCAACCGCCATCCAGCAGCTTGCCCAAGGGAGCCAGAGCATCGTTGAAGCCGTCCGCAGTCTGGAGAGCATTACCAAAGAGAATATGGACACCTCCCAAACAGTATCTGCCGCCACCGAAGAGCAGACAGCATCCATCGAGGAAATCGCCGCTTCCAGTCAGAACCTGGCTGCAATGGCGGAAAGTCTGCAGGTAAGTCTCAGCAAATTTACGGTTTAAAACGTTGAGCAAGGAACATTCAAACTGTTCATTCCCATTACCTGTATGCACAAGAAGGGAAGCGCGGAGACCATCGCAAACGTATCCAGTCCTGCCAAAGGAAAATTAGCCTGCCGCCAAACGTTTTAACGTCGAGAGGCAGGCTTTTGGTTCTATACATGGATGGAGCTTAACCTAAGCAACAGTATAAATTTTTACATCAGGGTCGGCACTCCACAGGGGCTTAAGACCAAGGAAAACATCATTTTTGAACATATCACTGGTTAAGTAGGCCTGGGCATTTTCCACGCTGTCAAAGCCATGCAGAACTTGTACATCTTCCCCGCGGATAAGCAGGTCTTTGGTAAGAGCGCCTTTGATCTGGCGCAAGAAAGGCTGCCGGTAGTCAGCATAGATTTTTCCGGCCGCCGGGCGATCGGCTTCCTTAATCACCATAGTGATTTCAAGATATGCTTTTACACTCATGTTCCATTCCTCCATTGGCGTTAATTTTTAGGGGTTTGACCATGACTGGAGTATAACAAACCCACTATGAACGCTCAATATATTAGGAATTTTATGAGTGACTAATAAATTTAATAGTAACTATTTTTTAAGCTGGTCGCAAGTTTTACAGGGGGGAAGTTTTTTCTCCAATTCATCTTTGGTCTGCTGTCGTGACCATTGGCAGATGTTCTGAAGAATCGGCAACACTGAGCGTCCTCTGTCTGTCAGTGCGTACTCTACTTTGGGAGGAATTTCGTTATATTGTGTCCGTTCAATTAATTCATCGGCAATAAGCTCTTTAAGCATAGCGGCAAGGACCGCATCGGTAATATTGCCCAGTTCTTTTCTGATGGCATTATAGCGAATCACTGTGTTTGTAGAAAGCACACATAATATTCTCGCTTTCCACTTCCCGCCGAAGACATCAAGGCCGTATTCGATGGGACACATGATTTCTTTTTCGATTTTAGGTTCATATTTCATAATGATCTCCTCACTTCTCATTTACTTAGTGACTATAGCAAATGATAGTTAAATCAGCAATGTGCTGGACACCATAAGCTCATGGCCCTTAAGATAGAACAAGACAAGCATAAACTACCTAATAAGCAGGAGCAGAGAGGGACTATGGATGAGCAAACCATTGATTGTATACTACTCTTATTCCGGTACAACAAGGAGTTTAGCAGAGGATATAGCGATTATTACCGATGGAGATATCAGAGAATTAATTCCGGAAAAACCTTATTCATTTACCTATAATGGCGCAACAAAAGAAGCAAGAACTGAAATCGAAAGGGGATACTGTCCTAAGCTATTGTCTGGAAATGAGCCCATCGATGATTATGACTATATCTTTATCGGAACACCGAATTGGTTTAAATCGTTTGCACCGCCGATCCTGAGCTTTTTGCGCAGCGTTGATTTGAAGGGGAAAACGGTTATTCCCTTTTGCACCCATGGCGGCGGGGGATTTGGGCAAATAGAGATCAATATAGCTCAGGAATGCCCTGATGCGAAGTTGCTGCCAGGATTGGCTGTGACAGGCGATTTTGAAGAACAGCAAGTTCAAGATTGGCTTCTTTGCCTTTCCTGCCTGAAGCAGTTATGATAAACTCAGAGCTTTTTAAGCTGTTCGTACTAATCACCTGTATGTGTAAGAAGGGGATAGTTTGTGTGAACCTCCCCGACCTACGCTGCACTAAGAGGATCGGGGCTTCTGGCTAATACCTTATGCCTGTCTCAATGGATAGTCCATTTGGCTTACCCCACCCCTTAGGGCGTGAGTCCATCACTCGGCTTCAGCCAGCAACTCTATGTCTTGCGGCATAGAGGCCAGGTTCATGGCGTCTACTACTTCCCGCCTTCAGGCGATCCGTAGATACTTGTAGTCTTTCAAGACGATCGCTTGATAGTGGCCATACAGGTGTTGGGTTAAGATATTACCCGCTCCATGCAGATCCCGATGCTGTACATAACCACAGCCACAGTGATATGTTCTGGAAGAGGGCACACGCCTCTTCCCACAAACGGGGCACGTTTGTGTAGTGTAGGCTTCATCCACTTTCTTCAGGCTGATTCCTTCAGCAGCCAATTTATACTGTAAATAGCGCCGGGTTTTACCAAAGGTCCATTGGGAGAGGTTCTGGTTGATTCTTCGCGAACGCTTCCGCTGAGTCTGTTTCTTCTTCGGTGACGTGTGACGCTGGATTCCTTCTACATCTCCTATGACTACATCCTTGACGGCGTTGTCCAGGCACCAACGGACGAATTCACGGGTGGTTTTATGGAGGGCATCGGTGAGTTGAGCCTCACTCTTACTAAGGACATAATGGAAGGCCCGCCGGTATTTTTTCCACTGGCGGGAACCTTTTTGACAGTGGGCCATCTTTCGCTGCAGTTCCTTCAACTTCTTATTCCGTAACCGTTTGATGCTGCGAAGTTTGCGCCCGGTGATGAGGAGACCTTGTCCCTGGTCAGTGACTGAAGCGAGGGTGTGTATTTCGCCTAAGTCAATGGCTGCTGTGCCCTGAGCAGGATTCGCTTTGGGCGAAATACCGTCTTCAAAGGCCATGGCTAATTTGAGACCTCGGTCATAGACAAGCTCAATTTCTTTAATCTGTCCGGGAGGACAGTGAGCAACACGGACGGTAATGGGTTTCTGACGCTTCCCCTCCCAAAGCCCCAGGCTTAATTCGATGCGGCCCTTCTCACCGATACGAAAGCCATCTTTTTTCCAACGGGTGTTGAAATGATGCTTTTCTTTATAGGGGTAGCGGATTTGGGTGTAGCCTAAGGCTCTCGCTTGCAGGGCGTTTTCACGGGCATCGAGATATTTTTCATAGACTGCCTGGATGGATTGGCTGTGGATGGGATATCGTCCTTTTGTAGCTAAGTGGAGCTCTTTGCGGCTTAGCCAAGTGTTGGTTCTTTGTCCATGCTCTTTTGCTAAGTCGAGGCACTGATTCCAAATTTGGGCGGAAATGCGATTACAGGCATAGAGACGATTGAGATTGTCTTGGGAAGTCCGGAAAGGGAGTTTATAGACTCGAATGATGAGGAACACCTCCTTCATCCATATTGGCTATATTTTACCATAAAGAAAGGAGATTGGGAACAATTGTTCGATGATAGTTTGAGGTCGGCGATTCATCTCAACACCTTAGAGGTGGGAGTCTTCTCGCCGTACGTTCATAAAATTCTGATTGTGGAAGACGATGCCACCATTGCCGAGGCTATCCGCAAACATATCCAGTCCTGGGGTCTGGAAGCCCGCTGTGTGGAGGATTTCCGGAACGTCCTGGCTGAGTTCGCCGCACTGGACCCCCAGCTGGTGCTGCTGGACATCGCCCTGCCTTTTTATAACGGCTACCACTGGTGCGGGGAGATCCGCAAAGTGTCCCAGGTCCCCATTATGTTCATTTCCTCGGCAGGGGACAACATGAATATCGTCATGGCCATGAACATGGGGGGAGACGACTTTATCGCCAAGCCCTTTGATCTGAATGTGCTCACAGCCAAAATACAGGCCATTCTGCGCCGGACCTATCACTTCGCCGGACAGGTCAAGATCCTGGAACATCGCGGAGCTTTGCTGAATACGGCCGACGCCAGCCTGACCTATCAGGGACAGCATATCGAACTGACGAAAAACGATTACCGCATCCTCCAGGCCCTGATGGAAAACAAGGGCAGGGTGGTCAGCCGGGATACCCTGATGCAGCGGCTGTGGGAAACGGACAGCTTTGTGGATGAAAATACCCTGACCGTCAACATGACCCGCCTGCGCAAGAAACTGGAGGCCGCAGGGTTGAAGGATTTTATCATTACCAAAAAAGGGTTGGGCTATCTGATTGAGTGAAAGGCGCCGGGCAGAGCGGGATTGCCCGGCAGAGTGGGGAAGGGAAACACCGGCCCAGTGAAGAGGGTCCGGTAAGCTGGAATAAGGAGCCGGTCGATGGACTTGTTTTTCTCTTATCTGAAGTCACAGTGTAAAATTATCGGAGCATTCCTGGGCTTTTGCCTCATCTTTGCTATAGTGTTTGCCCTTTATGAACTGCCGGTGGAAGCAGTGGGTTACGGAGCGGTGCTCTGTGCTTTTCTGGGCGTGATCCTGGTGGTTCTGGATTACAGGGCTTTTTATGAGAGGCATAAACGGCTGGAGGCTCTGCGCCGGGAAATCACGGTGACCGCCGCCGGTCTTCCCCAGCCTTGGGGACCCCTGGAGGAAGACTATCAGGCCGTCATCCGGGTTCTTTATGAAGATAAGCTGCAGCTGACCGGCCACATGCGCCAGCGGTATACGGATCTGGTAGAATACTATACGGTATGGGCCCATCAGATCAAGACCCCTATCGCCGCCATGGGGCTTCTTCTGCAAGGGGAGCAGGGGGACACCCCACACAGCCGGGAGCTGAGGGAGGAGCTTCAGCGCATTGAACACTATGTGGAAATGGTCCTCTGCTATCTGCGGCTGGAGGCTCCCGCCACGGATTATCTGATCCGGGAGTATGATTTGGACGGCATAATCAAACAGGCGGTGCGCAAATATGCTTCTCAGTTTATCCGCCGGAAGATCCGGCTGGAGTATGAACCCCTGAACTGCTGGGTTTTGACGGATGAAAAATGGCTCCTGTTCGTCATTGAGCAGATCCTGTCCAACGCTCTTAAGTACACCCGGTCCGGGACCATCGCCATTACCCTGGAAGAGCCGAAAACCCTGTGCATCCGGGATACCGGCATGGGCATCGCACCGGAAGACCTGCCCCGGATTTTTGAAAAGGGCTATACCGGCTTTAACGGGCGCACAGATAAGAAAGCCAGCGGCATAGGGCTCTACCTCTGCCGCCGGATCTGCCGCAATCTGGGCCATGAGATCACCGCCGTTTCTGCTGCCGGCAGGGGCACGGAGATCCGGCTCGATCTGCAAAGCGCTGAATTGGCAATAGAATAAGCAACCTTGCAAAAAAGTAAGGTTAAACGGGGAAATGTAAGCCAAAGCCATGGCGGATATTTCCCTGTTTTGCGTAAACTAGAGTCAGGACATGTTTACTTGCAGCCAAATCATGGGGGAAAGATGAGCGTGTCTCAGCCTTGGATTTGCAGATAACGGAGGAGAAGAAATTAATGACGATTTTAGAAGTCAATCATTTAGAAAAAGTGTATACCACCCGCTTTGGGAGCCAGAAGATTCAGGCTTTGGCCAGTGTGTCCTTCAGCGTGGAAAAGGGAGAGTACGTAGCCATTATGGGGGAGTCGGGTTCCGGCAAAACCACTCTGCTTAATATTCTGGCTGCTCTGGATAAGCCTACCGGGGGCACGGTCCTTCTCGACGGGCACAATCTGAGCAAGATCAGAGAGTCTGACATTGCCGCCTTCCGCCGGGATAATTTAGGCTTTGTGTTTCAGGATTTTAATCTGCTGGACACCTTTTCTCTTGAGGATAATATCTTCCTGCCTCTGGTCCTGGCCGGCAAATCCTACCCGGAAATGAAAGCACGGCTCACCCCCATTGCCAGGAAGCTGGGGATTGTGGAGCTGCTTGCCAAATATCCCTATGAGGTATCGGGGGGACAGAAGCAGAGAGCGGCGGTAGCCCGGGCCCTGATTACCAATCCCCGGCTGATCCTGGCGGACGAGCCTACCGGAGCTCTGGATTCCAAAGCCACGGATGAACTGCTCCGCCTGTTTGGGGAGATCAACCGGGAGGGGCAGACCCTTTTGATGGTGACCCACTCAGTCAAGGCGGCCAGTCATGCCGGCCGGGTGCTGTTCATTAAAGATGGGGAGGTATTTCACCAGATTTACCGGGGGAACAGCAGCAATGAGGCGTTGTATCAGAAGATATCCGATACCCTTACCCTGCTGGCGACAGGGGGGGACAGACCATGACAGGGGGACTTTATCTCAGACTGGCCCTGACCGCCATGGCCAAAAACCGCAAGCTTTACCTGCCTTATATACTGACCTGCATGGGTATGGTCATGATGTTTTACATCATCTCTTTTCTAGCGGTCAATCCTGCCGTGGGCGCCATGCCCGGCGGGGGTTCCCTGCAGGCGATCCTGACTTTGGGCCGGGGGGTCATGGGAGTATTTTCCTTGATCTTCCTGTTTTATACCAACTCCTTTTTGATTCGGAAACGGAAAAGAGAATTTGGCCTTTATAATATTCTCGGCATGGGCAAATGGAACCTGGCCCGGATTCTTACCTGGGAGAGCCTTGTGATCGGGACTGTTTCGGTGGCCGGGGGCCTGTTCTGCGGCGTCCTCTTTGCCAAGGTTGCCGAGCTGTCCCTGGCTCATGTGCTCAAGAGCACCATCCAATCCGGATTTTCCGTGGACTGGCCATCCCTTTTAGAGGCCGCCCTCCTCTTTGCCGCTATTTTTCTGCTGATTCTGCTCAATGGGCTGCGGCAGATTCATGTCTCCAAGCCCGTGGAGCTGCTGCGCAGCGACACCGTGGGGGAAAAGCCCCCCAAGGCTAATTGGGCCCTGGCTTTGCCGGGAGTGCTCATTCTGGCCGGAGCCTATTATCTGGCCCTCAGCATTCAGCAGCCCCTGGCGGCCATGCTCTGGTTCTTTGTGGCGGTGGTGATGGTGATCATAGGGACTTACCTGCTGTTTATTGCCGGTTCCGTGGTCTTCTGCCGGCTTTTGCAGAAGAACAAAAGGTACTATTACAAGACCAGTCATTTTGTTTCCGTTTCCTCCATGGTTTATCGTATGAAACGCAACGGGGCCGGGCTGGCTTCCATCTGCATCCTCTCCACCATGGTGCTGGTGATGCTGTCCTCGACGGTCTGCCTGTATATAGGAGCGGAGGACAGTCTGCGCTCCCGGTATCCCCGGCAGGTGGAGGTGGAGATCCACTCCATCGATCCGGCTTATACCGCTGCCCTGACCGGGGCTGTGGACAAAGCTCTGGAAAAGAGGGGCCTCCAGCCGGAAAACAGTCTTAGTTACCGCTATCTGGGGGTGACCGGATATCTGGAAGGGGAGCAGGTGAGCTTCAAGCGCGAACAGGGTCAGACCTTGCGGAATGAGGATTCGGCCAACCTCCGGCAGTTGTTGATCATTCCCCTGGAGGATTATAACCGGCTGACAGGAGC is a window encoding:
- a CDS encoding response regulator encodes the protein MFSIGVCDDRPLCRQLLEEFILLYEKEKGILFDIHQFGSGEELLEELHKLDMILDLLFLDNSMKKLTGLETAKLIQQSDSMSACSIVFVTADDDHDQFMQIQPLQVVGKPVTRECIDAILDKVLAEKA
- a CDS encoding helix-turn-helix domain-containing protein, translating into MRLRIRDIREDHDLTQQQVAKYLRCDQSLYSKYERGERDVPLNVMIKLAKFYKTSIDYLVGLTENKRPYH
- a CDS encoding iron-containing alcohol dehydrogenase, with protein sequence MSVVHQVYGYYMPTVNLMGAGAAQEAGKQAKILGGKTALLVTDAFLNQSGLAKQIAEIIEAEGVKVVIYPGAEPNPTDKNVHDGVAVFEKENCNMIVSLGGGSAHDCAKGVGLVAGNGGNIRDFEGVDKSAKPMVPMIAVNTTAGTASEMTRFCIITDTDRHIKMAIVDWHATPNVSINDPLLMIGKPAPLTAATGMDALTHAVEAYVSTAATPITDSAALMAIKLISKYLRRAVANGQDFEARDQMAYAQFLAGMAFNNASLGYVHAMAHQLGGFYNLPHGVCNAILLPRVSRFNLIGNLERFVDIAEALGEEIKNLSARDAAEKALTAMTTLSQDISIPSGLTELGVKEEDLQTMAVNAMKDACSLTNPRLAKLEDIIQIYKNSL
- a CDS encoding sigma-54-dependent Fis family transcriptional regulator, which gives rise to MNVHWRKFLKGELIENGIAPMIYRSWQRSVSYNVNHTEISQNMILTTSQLRELKDSQEDIIRAAESVLPHLGKLLQSANYTVLLGEKKGFILEALGDGPFLTKAQKIHLSPGANWREDIKGTNAIGTALTEDCPITVSGCEHFVQENHFMSCWAAPIHDVQGEIVGFIDISGETGNHQEQIIGIAILGAKLIEQNLRTLDIERQLKFYREGAKLAIDLLKEGFISIDRFGVVTNISPSGASLIGRKRNDIIGKPVAEVFSAPKGWIVNNQALDLHLKNQSGHEIASSWRRVADESGEFLGAFGTVQLTEPQTASPVWVGSSPSSRQIMDRVYKAAAAPSSVLIQGESGTGKEIVARMIHDFSSFREGPFVALNCAALPSSLLESELFGYADGAFTGSRRGGQPGKFELAHQGTIFLDEIGDMPLTAQVALLRVLQEKEVTRIGGTKPHKINVRIIAATHKDLKSLVEAKTFRLDLYYRLKVITIELSPLRERLEDIRDLVPYFIQKSCTLNQLTCCGIEDNVYPYLYAYSWPGNVRELENCIESMIAMANSHVLTVDDLPLELRQIPDSKRVESPSLLDQQTKQTILAALAQTQGKIAPAARLLGIGRNTLYRKIKEFDISVF
- a CDS encoding methyl-accepting chemotaxis protein; protein product: MLKSLATKFVFLISILLIIVCGSLGFISNHFSSQAVLKEVNQSLEIVSRETALALKNDLERQLGLLELLANLEAIKDPEVPAEEKVRVLKSEIQRAGYIDLGIADLEGNLINGQGVAGVNIADQDYFKEAIAGKAVASDPKTSKVDDSVITAYAVPVKHGSQIIGALIATRDGYELSRFTQSIELGGSRAVFVINGQGTAIANADLEKVKTMDNIFKNAEKDPGLADFAALQKKMVAGESGVGSYIYGGIKKYTGYAPVEGTTWSLAVTAPQKEVMAGVDNLRKILIICSFAFFLIGIVAAYGFTRNIVGPLNQLVDKIQEVAKGNLAVEDVEVKSRDEVGLVGDALNTMLGSLRDLVNTAGALAEQVAASSQELTTGAEQQAKAASEVASTITNLALGAENQEKSVDEITASVEEISVTIEQLAVNSNRVAQQTKEAATASSQGQKSALRAVEQMKNIGEVSVKVQSAVGRLAVSSQEISEINDVISGIAEQTNLLALNAAIEAARAGEQGRGFAVVAEEVRKLAEQSQAAAKQIAQRITLNQSHITDAVTAIELSSEDIQAGIEVVNTAGGAFEDIDTLMSMVSSQVAEISTAIQQLAQGSQSIVEAVRSLESITKENMDTSQTVSAATEEQTASIEEIAASSQNLAAMAESLQVSLSKFTV